A region from the Streptomyces lydicus genome encodes:
- a CDS encoding TIGR03364 family FAD-dependent oxidoreductase, with protein MRVIVVGAGVLGTMHAWHAVERGHEVLHIEREAEARGASVRNFGQIWVSGRAGGEELTTALHARELWEGIGARVPELGFRAIGSLTVVKNAAELAVAEAAARRPDAAARGYRLLDADEARARNPALRGEFAGALWCERDAAVEPRTAQRALKAALLESGRYTYLGGREVREVTGERAVRDDHGDLHRGDAVILCTGAWLGGLVRELAPELPVRRVRLQMMQTDPLGEPLTTSVADADSFRYYPAYRSAALDALNAGQAQAPAAAAHKMQLLMVQRADGGLTIGDTHEYATPFAFDTVEEPYEHLTGVVESILGRPLPRIRRRWAGVYAQCTDTARVVHRQQVRDGVWLVTGPGGRGMTCSPAIAETTANELGW; from the coding sequence ATGCGAGTCATAGTTGTCGGAGCCGGCGTGCTGGGAACCATGCACGCCTGGCACGCAGTCGAGCGGGGCCACGAGGTCCTGCACATCGAGCGGGAGGCCGAGGCCCGCGGCGCCTCGGTCCGTAACTTCGGACAGATCTGGGTCAGCGGCCGGGCCGGCGGCGAGGAGCTGACGACCGCTCTGCACGCCCGTGAGCTGTGGGAGGGCATCGGCGCCCGCGTCCCCGAGCTCGGCTTCCGAGCCATCGGCTCGCTGACCGTCGTCAAGAACGCCGCCGAGCTGGCCGTCGCCGAGGCCGCCGCCCGCCGCCCCGACGCCGCCGCCCGCGGCTACCGGCTGCTCGACGCCGACGAGGCCCGTGCCCGCAACCCCGCCCTGCGCGGCGAGTTCGCCGGTGCGCTGTGGTGCGAGCGGGACGCCGCCGTCGAACCCCGGACCGCCCAACGCGCCCTGAAGGCGGCGCTGCTGGAGTCCGGCCGGTACACCTACCTCGGCGGCCGTGAGGTCCGCGAGGTGACCGGCGAACGCGCCGTACGCGACGACCACGGCGACCTCCACCGCGGCGACGCCGTCATCCTGTGCACCGGTGCCTGGCTCGGCGGCCTGGTGCGTGAGCTGGCCCCCGAGCTGCCGGTGCGCCGGGTGCGGCTGCAGATGATGCAGACCGACCCGCTCGGCGAGCCGCTGACCACCTCCGTCGCCGACGCCGACAGCTTCCGCTACTACCCGGCGTACCGGAGCGCGGCCCTGGACGCGCTCAACGCGGGCCAGGCGCAGGCGCCGGCCGCCGCCGCGCACAAGATGCAGCTGCTGATGGTCCAGCGCGCCGACGGCGGACTGACCATCGGCGACACCCATGAATACGCGACGCCGTTCGCCTTCGACACCGTCGAGGAGCCCTACGAGCACCTGACCGGGGTCGTCGAGTCGATCCTGGGCCGCCCGCTGCCCCGTATCCGCCGCCGCTGGGCCGGGGTCTACGCACAGTGCACCGACACCGCTCGGGTGGTGCACCGGCAGCAGGTCCGTGACGGCGTCTGGCTGGTGACCGGGCCCGGCGGGCGCGGCATGACCTGTTCCCCGGCAATCGCCGAGACCACCGCGAACGAACTGGGCTGGTGA
- a CDS encoding phosphonatase-like hydrolase — protein sequence MTDSADSVDDREESTDPTAIDLIVLDMAGTTVADGGLVEQAFDVAARHLGVEPGSPGHAEKLAYVRATMGESKISVFRHLFGDEAAARRANTAFETAYGELVDGGRIAPVPGAREAIEALRAAGRTVVLSTGFARVTQDAILGALGWQDLVELTLCPADAGGRGRPYPDMVLTALLRTHATDSVRRIAVAGDTSYDMLSGRRAGASVVAGVLTGAHERAQLESAGATHILGSVAELPALLGVV from the coding sequence ATGACCGACAGCGCCGACAGTGTCGATGACCGAGAGGAGAGCACCGACCCCACCGCCATCGACCTGATCGTCCTCGACATGGCCGGCACCACCGTCGCCGACGGCGGACTGGTCGAGCAGGCCTTCGACGTCGCCGCCCGCCACCTGGGCGTCGAACCGGGCAGCCCCGGGCATGCCGAAAAGCTCGCCTACGTACGGGCCACCATGGGGGAGTCCAAGATCTCCGTCTTCCGGCATCTCTTCGGCGACGAGGCCGCAGCCCGGCGCGCCAACACCGCCTTCGAGACGGCCTACGGGGAACTGGTCGACGGCGGACGGATCGCGCCGGTCCCCGGCGCCCGCGAGGCCATCGAGGCGCTGCGGGCGGCCGGCCGCACCGTCGTACTCTCCACCGGCTTCGCCCGGGTCACCCAGGACGCCATCCTCGGTGCCCTCGGCTGGCAGGACCTCGTCGAGCTCACCCTCTGCCCGGCCGACGCGGGCGGTCGCGGCCGCCCCTACCCCGACATGGTCCTCACCGCGCTGCTGCGCACCCACGCCACCGACTCCGTCCGGCGGATCGCGGTGGCCGGCGACACCTCGTACGACATGCTCTCGGGGCGGCGGGCCGGCGCCTCGGTCGTCGCCGGGGTGCTCACCGGTGCGCACGAGCGGGCACAGCTGGAGTCCGCCGGCGCCACCCACATCCTGGGCTCGGTCGCCGAACTGCCCGCGCTGCTGGGAGTGGTGTGA
- a CDS encoding ABC transporter ATP-binding protein, protein MPAPAAAAAPGRSAGPSADRAAPPPPQSSSSSPSPSGIRFDHVSVAYGKHGEHTVLDSFDLTVEPGEVMALLGPSGSGKTTALRAVAGFVQPVSGRVLIGDRDVTGLPPHRRGIGMVVQQYALFPHMKVAENVAFGLKAQKTPRAEIPGRVAEALEMTGMAAYADRHPRELSGGQQQRVALARALAIRPGVLLLDEPLSALDAQLRSGMLAELARLHRELPEVSILYVTHDQVEALTLADRIAVLDKARLQDCGTPQQLYRRPRTEFTASFVGTANLLPVTVRGDGDGVDFAGRTLTVPVGDGVAEGAGATLCLRPHLVGLGESPYGDGRGTTLRGTITEVQWRGSTHRLYAAVDGHRVLADVRELRETPALGDEVALHFAPEDAVLIPAGLGEGGVPHA, encoded by the coding sequence ATGCCCGCCCCAGCCGCCGCCGCGGCGCCCGGCCGGAGCGCCGGCCCGTCCGCCGACCGGGCCGCGCCCCCGCCCCCGCAGTCGTCTTCGTCCTCACCCTCACCCTCGGGCATCCGCTTCGACCACGTCTCCGTCGCCTACGGCAAGCACGGGGAGCACACCGTCCTGGACTCCTTCGACCTGACCGTCGAACCGGGTGAGGTGATGGCCCTGCTCGGCCCGTCCGGCTCCGGGAAGACCACCGCGCTGCGGGCGGTCGCCGGATTCGTCCAGCCGGTCTCGGGGCGGGTGCTGATCGGCGACCGGGACGTGACCGGACTGCCGCCCCACCGGCGAGGCATCGGCATGGTCGTCCAGCAGTACGCGCTGTTCCCGCACATGAAGGTCGCCGAGAACGTCGCCTTCGGACTCAAGGCGCAGAAGACACCGCGCGCCGAGATCCCCGGCCGGGTCGCCGAGGCGCTGGAGATGACCGGGATGGCCGCCTACGCCGACCGGCACCCCAGGGAGCTGTCCGGCGGCCAGCAGCAGCGGGTCGCCCTCGCACGGGCCCTGGCCATCCGCCCCGGCGTGCTGCTGCTGGACGAACCGCTCTCCGCGCTCGACGCCCAGCTGCGCTCCGGCATGCTCGCCGAACTCGCCCGGCTGCACCGCGAGTTGCCCGAGGTGTCGATCCTCTACGTCACCCACGACCAGGTCGAGGCGCTGACCCTGGCCGACCGGATCGCGGTGCTGGACAAGGCCCGGCTGCAGGACTGCGGCACCCCGCAGCAGCTCTACCGCCGCCCGCGCACCGAGTTCACCGCGTCCTTCGTCGGCACCGCCAATCTGCTGCCGGTGACGGTGCGCGGCGACGGCGACGGGGTCGACTTCGCCGGCCGGACGCTGACCGTGCCCGTCGGCGACGGCGTGGCCGAGGGGGCCGGCGCCACCCTCTGTCTGCGCCCGCACCTCGTCGGCCTCGGCGAGAGTCCGTACGGTGACGGCCGGGGCACCACGCTGCGCGGCACGATCACCGAGGTGCAGTGGCGCGGCTCGACGCACCGGCTGTATGCGGCGGTCGACGGCCACCGCGTCCTCGCCGACGTGCGCGAACTGCGCGAGACACCGGCGCTGGGCGACGAGGTCGCCCTGCACTTCGCACCCGAGGACGCGGTCCTCATCCCGGCCGGGCTCGGCGAGGGCGGTGTTCCGCATGCCTAG
- a CDS encoding 2-aminoethylphosphonate ABC transporter permease subunit → MPRTDTAVAAGTDRMAGTGGTGGTAKTVGAGRTDETARTDGTGGTAASARATESVRPLGHPVGNPAARPAARPRRPGPALWALPPVAALALVFLYPLALVVWQSFSPEDGGHSTAPYTTVLAEASFREALTNTVLIAGGATAGALLLGLALSLVIAFVPLPGGRALGRFIDIFLAFPSFLITLALLFLYGTVGMANGLWTDLTGAAQGPLDFLHTPWGVLLAEVTYFTPFVMRPLLAAFSQVETGQLEAAASLGARPWRIVRKVILPEALPSLTAGGALVLVLCLNEFGIVLFTGAKDVVTLPMLVYTKAILDGDYTGACVVAVVNIALSAGLYALYRTVMSRTGGRPAIRTGGAHRAGA, encoded by the coding sequence ATGCCTAGGACGGATACGGCGGTGGCGGCCGGGACAGACAGGATGGCCGGGACAGGCGGGACAGGCGGGACGGCCAAGACGGTGGGGGCGGGCAGGACAGACGAGACAGCCAGGACAGACGGGACGGGTGGGACGGCAGCGTCCGCCCGGGCCACCGAGAGCGTCCGCCCTCTCGGCCACCCTGTCGGCAACCCCGCCGCCCGCCCTGCCGCCCGCCCCCGCCGCCCCGGCCCCGCCCTCTGGGCCCTGCCCCCCGTCGCCGCCCTCGCGCTGGTCTTCCTCTACCCCCTGGCCCTGGTGGTGTGGCAGTCCTTCAGCCCCGAGGACGGGGGCCACTCCACCGCCCCCTACACCACGGTCCTCGCCGAGGCCTCCTTCCGCGAGGCGCTGACGAATACCGTGCTGATCGCCGGCGGCGCCACCGCCGGCGCCCTGCTCCTCGGGCTGGCGCTCTCCCTCGTGATCGCCTTCGTCCCGCTCCCCGGAGGCAGGGCACTCGGCCGCTTCATCGACATCTTCCTCGCCTTCCCCTCCTTCCTGATCACCCTCGCCCTGCTGTTCCTCTACGGCACCGTGGGCATGGCCAACGGCCTGTGGACGGATCTGACCGGCGCCGCCCAGGGGCCGCTGGACTTCCTCCACACCCCCTGGGGCGTCCTGCTGGCCGAGGTCACCTACTTCACCCCGTTCGTGATGCGGCCGCTGCTCGCCGCCTTCTCGCAGGTCGAGACCGGACAGCTGGAGGCCGCCGCCTCGCTCGGTGCCCGGCCGTGGCGGATCGTACGGAAGGTGATCCTGCCGGAGGCGCTGCCCTCGCTCACGGCGGGCGGCGCACTGGTCCTCGTCCTCTGCCTCAACGAGTTCGGGATCGTGCTGTTCACCGGCGCCAAGGACGTCGTCACCCTGCCGATGCTCGTCTACACCAAGGCCATCCTCGACGGCGACTACACCGGGGCCTGCGTCGTCGCCGTCGTCAACATCGCGCTGTCCGCCGGGCTCTACGCCCTCTACCGGACCGTGATGTCCCGTACGGGCGGCCGTCCGGCCATCCGCACCGGAGGTGCTCACCGTGCTGGTGCATAG
- a CDS encoding ABC transporter permease: MLVHSRTARRAVHTLFFALFLPVFALPLVVIAAASFASNWSGALPSGATLTHYRDLARGDALDALLTSVLTALAASVGALTAGTWAALAAERLGRRARRLLDGLFLLPVAVPSVVVGLSLLVAFSRPPLLLNGTPQIVIIAHTVLVTAFAYQSVTAALARLDPAYEQSAAGLGARPAYVLWRVKLPLLLPSLTAAAGLCFALSMGELSATMMIYPPDWLPLPVQIFAVTDRGSLFAGAALAVALMATTLLVLLGVSRIRTKASYR; the protein is encoded by the coding sequence GTGCTGGTGCATAGCAGGACCGCCCGCCGGGCCGTCCACACCCTCTTCTTCGCCCTCTTCCTGCCCGTCTTCGCCCTGCCGCTGGTGGTGATCGCCGCCGCGTCCTTCGCGAGCAACTGGAGCGGCGCGCTGCCCTCCGGCGCGACGCTGACGCACTATCGGGACCTCGCCCGCGGCGATGCGCTCGACGCCCTGCTCACCAGCGTCCTGACCGCACTGGCCGCGAGCGTCGGCGCCCTGACCGCCGGCACCTGGGCGGCCCTGGCCGCCGAACGGCTCGGCCGCCGCGCACGCCGCCTCCTCGACGGGCTGTTCCTGCTGCCCGTCGCCGTCCCCTCCGTGGTCGTGGGCCTCTCCCTCCTCGTGGCCTTCTCCCGTCCCCCTCTCCTCCTCAACGGCACCCCGCAGATCGTGATCATCGCCCACACCGTGCTGGTCACCGCCTTCGCCTACCAGTCCGTGACGGCCGCGCTGGCCCGCCTCGACCCGGCGTACGAACAGAGCGCGGCCGGCCTCGGCGCCCGCCCCGCCTACGTCCTGTGGCGGGTCAAGCTCCCCCTGCTGCTGCCGTCCCTCACCGCCGCGGCGGGCCTGTGCTTCGCCCTGTCCATGGGCGAGCTGAGCGCCACGATGATGATCTATCCGCCGGACTGGCTGCCGCTGCCCGTCCAGATCTTCGCCGTCACCGACCGCGGCTCCCTCTTCGCCGGAGCCGCACTGGCGGTCGCCCTGATGGCCACCACCCTGCTCGTCCTCCTGGGCGTCTCCCGCATCCGCACCAAGGCCTCGTACCGCTGA
- a CDS encoding 2-aminoethylphosphonate ABC transporter substrate-binding protein codes for MSLSAPRAFRKPLAACCAALALGAPLTACGGASTADPHAKEITVYSADGLKSEKGDGFYDKVFEDFRKKTGIKVNYVESGSGAAVQRLARERANTKADVVVTLPPFIQQADGKGLLDTYRPKGADQVAAADKDPSGKWTSIVNNYFCFIYNKKELKQPPATWQDLLDGKFRNHLQYSTPGVAGDGTAVLIKALHDFGGKGPALSFLKKLQANNVGPSSSTGQLAPKTDKGELLVANGDVQMNYANMTSMPHQGIFFPAAEPGAKPTTFALPYAAGLVKNAPHRANAQKFLDYLLSAPVQRQVSAVGGGFTSRKDIKATNAHATELAKIMKNVEIFQPDWNDIDKNLNAYVEGWREATGS; via the coding sequence ATGTCCCTCTCCGCCCCCCGCGCCTTCCGCAAGCCGCTCGCCGCCTGCTGCGCCGCCCTCGCCCTCGGTGCCCCGCTCACCGCATGCGGTGGCGCCTCCACCGCCGACCCCCACGCCAAGGAGATCACCGTCTACAGCGCCGACGGCCTCAAGAGCGAGAAGGGCGACGGGTTCTACGACAAGGTCTTCGAGGACTTCCGGAAGAAGACCGGCATCAAGGTCAACTACGTCGAGTCCGGCTCCGGTGCGGCCGTCCAGCGCCTCGCCCGCGAACGGGCCAACACCAAGGCGGACGTGGTCGTCACCCTCCCGCCGTTCATCCAGCAGGCCGACGGCAAGGGCCTCCTGGACACCTACCGTCCCAAGGGCGCGGACCAGGTCGCCGCCGCGGACAAGGACCCGTCCGGCAAGTGGACCTCGATCGTGAACAACTACTTCTGCTTCATCTACAACAAGAAGGAACTGAAGCAGCCCCCCGCCACCTGGCAGGACCTGCTGGACGGAAAGTTCAGGAACCACCTCCAGTACTCCACGCCCGGAGTCGCCGGCGACGGCACCGCCGTCCTCATCAAGGCCCTGCACGACTTCGGCGGCAAGGGCCCGGCCCTGTCCTTCCTCAAGAAGCTCCAGGCCAACAACGTCGGCCCGTCCTCCTCCACCGGCCAGCTCGCCCCCAAGACGGACAAGGGCGAACTCCTGGTCGCCAACGGCGACGTCCAGATGAACTACGCCAACATGACGTCCATGCCGCACCAGGGCATCTTCTTCCCCGCCGCCGAACCCGGAGCGAAGCCCACCACCTTCGCCCTGCCGTACGCGGCCGGCCTGGTCAAGAACGCCCCGCACCGCGCCAACGCCCAGAAGTTCCTGGACTACCTGCTCTCCGCCCCCGTCCAGCGCCAGGTCTCCGCAGTGGGCGGCGGCTTCACCTCCCGCAAGGACATCAAGGCCACCAACGCCCACGCCACCGAACTCGCCAAGATCATGAAAAACGTCGAGATCTTCCAGCCCGACTGGAACGACATCGACAAGAACCTGAACGCGTACGTGGAGGGGTGGCGGGAGGCGACGGGGAGCTGA
- a CDS encoding GntR family transcriptional regulator: MSSVEWVTTSVPYLTARQPGQGDAWSAETAAKGRRGSQRIVQAGETVAPAGIAEVLGLEPGAEVVVRRRIMYLDGRPCELTDTYYPLPIARGTRLAGTAKIPGGAITLLAELGYVGVRAREDVSARLPSQEEAAALESDVTQPVLQVVRLSLDAADRPVQADRMVMPAQLQQLRYDMKIG, from the coding sequence GTGAGCAGCGTCGAGTGGGTCACCACGTCAGTGCCGTATCTGACCGCGCGTCAGCCTGGGCAGGGTGATGCGTGGAGCGCCGAGACAGCAGCCAAGGGGCGTCGCGGCAGCCAGCGCATCGTGCAGGCCGGAGAGACCGTCGCGCCCGCCGGGATCGCGGAGGTGCTGGGCCTGGAGCCCGGTGCCGAGGTGGTCGTACGGCGGCGCATCATGTACCTCGACGGCCGGCCGTGCGAACTGACGGACACCTACTACCCGCTGCCGATCGCCCGCGGTACCCGGCTCGCCGGGACGGCGAAGATCCCGGGCGGGGCGATCACGCTGCTCGCCGAACTCGGCTACGTCGGGGTCCGGGCCCGCGAGGACGTCAGCGCGCGGCTTCCCAGCCAGGAGGAAGCCGCGGCACTGGAGTCGGACGTGACGCAGCCCGTGCTGCAGGTGGTCCGGCTGTCGCTCGATGCCGCGGACCGCCCGGTCCAGGCGGACCGGATGGTCATGCCCGCACAGCTCCAGCAACTGCGCTACGACATGAAGATCGGGTGA
- a CDS encoding HAD-IIA family hydrolase produces the protein MAERKPIESWLTDMDGVLMHEGVPVPGADAFIKRLRESGKPFLVLTNNSIYTPRDLHARLNRIGLEVPWESIWTSALATAQFLDDQRPGGTAYVIGEAGLTTALHDIGYVLTDHSPDYVVLGETRTYSFEALTKAIRLINEGARFIATNPDETGPSPQGALPATGSVAALITKATGVDPYFVGKPNPLMMRHGLNVIGAHSETSAMIGDRMDTDVLAGLEAGMETFLVLTGLTRPEEVDRHPFRPSRVVDSIADLIDLV, from the coding sequence GTGGCAGAGCGCAAGCCGATCGAGTCATGGCTCACCGATATGGACGGCGTCCTGATGCACGAGGGCGTTCCGGTCCCCGGGGCGGACGCCTTCATCAAGCGGCTGCGCGAGTCGGGCAAGCCCTTTCTCGTGCTGACCAACAATTCCATCTACACCCCGCGTGACCTGCACGCCCGCCTGAACCGCATCGGGCTGGAGGTGCCGTGGGAGTCCATCTGGACCTCCGCGCTGGCCACCGCCCAGTTCCTGGACGACCAGCGGCCCGGCGGCACCGCGTACGTCATCGGGGAGGCGGGCCTGACCACCGCCCTGCACGACATCGGCTACGTCCTGACCGACCACTCCCCGGACTATGTCGTCCTGGGCGAGACCCGCACCTACAGCTTCGAGGCGCTGACGAAGGCGATCCGGCTGATCAACGAGGGGGCGCGGTTCATCGCCACCAACCCCGACGAGACCGGCCCCTCCCCGCAGGGCGCGCTGCCCGCGACCGGTTCGGTGGCCGCGCTGATCACCAAGGCGACGGGCGTCGACCCGTACTTCGTCGGCAAGCCGAACCCGCTGATGATGCGGCACGGGCTCAACGTCATCGGCGCCCACTCCGAGACCTCCGCGATGATCGGCGACCGGATGGACACCGATGTGCTGGCCGGGCTGGAGGCGGGCATGGAGACCTTCCTCGTACTGACCGGGCTGACCCGCCCCGAGGAGGTCGACCGGCACCCGTTCCGGCCCTCCCGTGTGGTGGACTCGATCGCGGACCTCATCGATCTGGTGTGA
- a CDS encoding sortase domain-containing protein — MAWAVLLLGLWLWGRDLADGVAAQLATTGDVAAVGRPLGRQAPPQAHAPLTAAVKAEPVGLTIDALGVREGGIVARGLDAYGILTPPPDTSPALVGWYADGPQPGEAGAALLVGRGGSGRDPHARQALVHRLTALGPGDRVDIQRSDGSTARFTVEDVQLYDRDRFDARRAYAARDRGRSELRLIVDEGDGEGDGDGGRGHAAPRARGDGAPNVVVVSACLTSLQAAGTRGG; from the coding sequence GTGGCCTGGGCCGTGCTGCTGCTGGGGCTGTGGCTGTGGGGCCGGGATCTGGCGGACGGGGTGGCCGCGCAGCTCGCCACGACCGGTGATGTCGCCGCCGTCGGGCGCCCGTTGGGCCGTCAGGCCCCTCCGCAGGCGCATGCGCCGCTGACCGCCGCCGTGAAGGCGGAGCCCGTGGGCCTCACCATCGACGCCCTCGGCGTACGGGAGGGCGGCATCGTCGCACGAGGCCTCGACGCGTACGGCATCCTCACCCCGCCCCCGGACACCTCCCCGGCCCTCGTCGGCTGGTACGCCGACGGGCCGCAACCGGGCGAGGCGGGCGCGGCGCTGCTCGTGGGCCGGGGCGGCTCCGGCCGCGATCCACATGCCCGGCAGGCCCTCGTGCACCGTCTGACCGCCCTCGGTCCTGGGGACCGGGTGGACATCCAGCGCTCCGACGGCAGCACCGCACGCTTCACCGTCGAGGACGTCCAGCTCTACGACCGTGACCGCTTCGACGCACGCAGGGCCTATGCCGCCCGCGACCGGGGCCGCTCCGAACTCCGGCTGATCGTCGACGAGGGAGACGGTGAGGGCGACGGAGACGGCGGTCGCGGCCACGCCGCCCCTCGCGCCCGTGGCGACGGGGCCCCGAACGTGGTCGTGGTGTCGGCCTGTTTGACGTCTCTTCAGGCGGCAGGCACACGGGGCGGCTGA
- a CDS encoding glycoside hydrolase family 6 protein, whose translation MYGDLRRTAGTGPPGGPRDGRRRTAHAGAASTRTAVGALALLLLAGCSSSGGSDDSVPAKPGQRPKAVAPFWVNPDSKAARQVSDYGDEGKAADARLANKIAAQPVAEWIGVDDPQGEARGFTQAAAKADREALLVLYNIPHRDCGRYSQGGAADGNAYRSWLDGVLKGIGDRATTVILEPDALPHIADKCTPQQFHEERYALLTEAVGKLKALPHTKVYLDAGNPHWIKDPGQMVEPLKRAGIDRADGFALNISNYQTTAENTTYGKRLSDMVGGKPFVIDTSRNGNGPAPGGDDPENWCNPPGRALGTAPTTKTGDPRIAAYLWIKRPGESDGTCKGGPKAGTWWPEYALGLARSAE comes from the coding sequence ATGTACGGCGATCTGCGACGGACGGCCGGTACCGGGCCGCCCGGCGGGCCCCGCGACGGCCGGCGGCGGACCGCGCATGCCGGGGCGGCATCGACGAGGACGGCGGTGGGGGCACTGGCCCTGCTGCTGCTCGCCGGCTGCTCCTCGTCCGGTGGCAGTGACGACAGCGTTCCGGCCAAACCGGGCCAACGCCCCAAGGCCGTCGCGCCGTTCTGGGTCAACCCGGACAGCAAGGCGGCCCGCCAGGTATCCGACTACGGCGACGAGGGCAAGGCCGCGGACGCCCGCCTGGCCAACAAGATCGCGGCGCAGCCGGTCGCGGAATGGATAGGTGTCGACGACCCCCAGGGGGAGGCGCGCGGCTTCACCCAGGCGGCCGCCAAGGCCGACCGCGAGGCGCTGCTCGTTCTCTACAACATCCCGCACCGCGACTGCGGCCGCTACTCCCAGGGCGGCGCCGCCGACGGCAATGCCTACCGGTCCTGGCTGGACGGCGTGCTCAAGGGCATCGGTGACCGTGCCACCACCGTCATCCTGGAGCCCGACGCGCTGCCGCACATCGCGGACAAGTGCACCCCGCAGCAGTTCCACGAGGAGCGCTACGCCCTGCTGACGGAAGCGGTCGGCAAGCTCAAGGCGCTGCCGCACACCAAGGTCTATCTGGACGCCGGCAATCCGCACTGGATCAAGGACCCGGGCCAGATGGTCGAACCCCTCAAACGGGCCGGCATCGACCGCGCCGACGGCTTCGCGCTGAACATCTCCAACTACCAGACCACCGCCGAGAACACGACGTACGGCAAGCGGCTGTCCGACATGGTCGGCGGCAAGCCCTTCGTCATCGACACCAGCCGCAACGGCAACGGTCCGGCCCCCGGCGGGGACGACCCGGAGAACTGGTGCAACCCGCCCGGCCGTGCCCTGGGCACCGCGCCGACCACCAAGACCGGCGACCCCCGAATAGCCGCCTACCTGTGGATCAAACGCCCGGGGGAGTCGGACGGCACCTGCAAGGGCGGCCCCAAGGCGGGCACCTGGTGGCCCGAGTACGCCCTGGGGCTGGCCCGCAGCGCCGAATAG